One Pseudodesulfovibrio cashew DNA window includes the following coding sequences:
- a CDS encoding rhodanese-like domain-containing protein yields the protein MHEQIRHYEDKLRYEIDSWDLNESVKREENVVVIDARSPEAYEAEHIPDAINVPHRTMNEKATAAFDREALYVTYCDGIGCNASTKGALNMARLGFRTKELMGGLDWWKRDGYPTETDGAKQPISCGCG from the coding sequence ATGCACGAACAAATCCGCCACTATGAAGACAAGCTGCGTTACGAAATCGATTCCTGGGACCTGAACGAATCCGTAAAACGGGAAGAGAACGTGGTCGTCATCGACGCCCGCTCACCTGAAGCCTACGAAGCGGAACACATCCCCGATGCCATCAACGTCCCCCACCGGACCATGAATGAAAAGGCCACGGCCGCCTTTGACAGGGAAGCGCTCTACGTCACGTACTGCGACGGCATAGGCTGCAACGCCTCCACCAAGGGCGCGCTGAACATGGCCCGGCTGGGCTTTCGAACAAAGGAGCTGATGGGCGGACTGGACTGGTGGAAGCGGGATGGGTACCCCACGGAAACCGATGGTGCTAAGCAGCCAATTTCCTGCGGCTGTGGCTAG
- a CDS encoding chloride channel protein yields the protein MPEKRVEPLMKRLRRPNVQYLFLAIIIGVLAGYGAVLFKFIMKYMQWVFYQDTGDMLHVADTIPLWMKLLMPAAGGLVVGLIVSFFASEAKGHGVPEVIQAIALRGGRIRKRVAAAKIFASAVTIGSGGSVGREGPMVQIGSSIGSSIGQLFHVPSGSMRTMVGCGAAAGIAATFNAPIAGVLFALEIIIGDFGLMQFSPVVLSSVTATTISRYYFGDFPHFQIPEHSIVSLWEFCFYPILGILSGLVGLAFTRTLYKFEDWFDAMPIPEWIKPAIGGALLGCVFAVFPQVFGVGYGAMNQALTHSMDVKLLFVLVFVKILASSLTLGSGGSGGIFAPSLFIGCMTGGAFGGVLHMLLPGQTALPGAYALVAMGGVVAGTTYAPITAILIMFEMSGTYSIILPLMLTCITATVMNSTIDRASIYTTKLLRRGIDIQAGRDRLLLENLLVKEVMTEEMVTVPESLPLEQIIWTFKTENAPYLYVRNEEGRLTGIISFRDIRTLLGERGFPGLIIAHDIASHNLATVTTDDTLQHALDLLTERGVSQLPVLSTTDGKLAGTLTESAINAAYNSAAVKDEISGE from the coding sequence ATGCCCGAAAAACGGGTTGAACCGCTGATGAAGCGGCTCAGACGGCCCAATGTTCAATATCTTTTTCTCGCCATCATCATCGGCGTGCTGGCCGGTTATGGCGCGGTCCTGTTCAAGTTCATCATGAAATACATGCAGTGGGTGTTCTACCAGGACACCGGTGACATGCTGCATGTGGCGGACACCATACCGCTATGGATGAAGCTGCTCATGCCTGCCGCCGGCGGACTGGTGGTCGGATTAATCGTCAGCTTCTTCGCCAGCGAGGCCAAGGGACACGGCGTACCCGAGGTCATCCAGGCCATCGCCCTCCGGGGCGGGCGGATCAGGAAGCGTGTGGCCGCAGCAAAGATCTTCGCCTCTGCCGTGACCATCGGCTCGGGCGGTTCCGTGGGCCGGGAAGGCCCCATGGTCCAGATCGGTTCGTCCATCGGTTCATCCATCGGCCAGTTGTTTCACGTTCCCAGCGGGAGCATGCGGACCATGGTCGGCTGCGGCGCGGCGGCGGGCATTGCCGCCACCTTCAATGCTCCCATTGCCGGGGTACTCTTTGCCCTGGAGATCATCATCGGCGATTTCGGGCTGATGCAGTTCTCTCCGGTAGTCCTGTCCTCGGTCACGGCCACGACAATTTCCCGCTACTATTTCGGCGATTTTCCACATTTTCAGATACCGGAGCACTCCATCGTCTCCTTGTGGGAGTTCTGCTTTTATCCCATTCTCGGCATCCTCTCCGGCCTTGTGGGGCTGGCCTTCACCAGGACGCTCTACAAGTTCGAGGACTGGTTCGACGCCATGCCCATACCGGAGTGGATCAAGCCCGCCATCGGTGGTGCGCTGCTCGGATGTGTCTTTGCGGTCTTTCCCCAGGTCTTCGGCGTGGGCTACGGCGCCATGAATCAGGCCCTGACCCACTCCATGGACGTGAAGCTTCTGTTCGTGCTCGTCTTCGTCAAGATCCTGGCCTCGTCCCTCACCCTGGGATCTGGCGGGTCCGGCGGCATCTTCGCGCCGTCCCTGTTCATCGGCTGCATGACCGGCGGCGCCTTCGGCGGCGTGCTGCACATGCTGCTGCCGGGCCAGACAGCCCTGCCGGGCGCCTATGCCCTGGTGGCCATGGGCGGCGTGGTGGCAGGCACCACCTATGCCCCCATCACCGCCATCCTGATCATGTTCGAGATGTCCGGCACCTACTCCATCATCCTGCCGCTCATGCTCACTTGCATCACGGCCACGGTCATGAATTCGACCATAGATCGTGCGTCCATCTACACCACCAAGCTCCTTCGGCGGGGTATCGATATCCAGGCCGGGCGGGATAGGCTGTTGCTTGAGAATCTCCTGGTCAAGGAGGTCATGACCGAAGAGATGGTGACCGTTCCTGAATCCCTGCCCCTGGAGCAGATCATCTGGACCTTCAAGACCGAGAATGCGCCCTACCTGTACGTGCGCAATGAGGAGGGGCGGCTCACGGGCATCATCTCCTTCCGCGACATCCGTACCCTGCTGGGAGAGCGGGGATTCCCGGGGCTGATCATCGCCCATGACATAGCCAGCCACAACTTGGCCACCGTGACCACGGACGACACGTTGCAACACGCCCTGGATCTGCTCACCGAGCGCGGCGTGTCCCAACTGCCGGTCCTGTCCACGACAGACGGCAAACTGGCAGGCACCCTGACGGAGTCCGCCATCAACGCGGCTTACAACTCGGCGGCGGTCAAGGATGAGATCAGCGGCGAGTAG